The window GCGGGAACAGCTCCTGCTCACTGGTGCAGCGTAAAATCGCCTGGTTGCACTGACTCAATGCGGCATAGATCTGGCTCAAATGCTTGATTTTTGCCGCGTCCGCCTTGCGCTCGCGATCCAGCTCCCTCAGCCTGATCTGCGTTTCAGACAGCCAGCCCAGCACGCTGTTCTCCGAACCCCTGGCAACCGGGATGGCGGCAGAAAGATCTCCCCTGCCAATTCTGGCTATCTGCTTCTGGACATCGCCGGCACCACCACCCAGCGTTGCGCGCAATACCGAATAATTCCGCCACAGCGCGAGCACCAGGGCCAGCCCCAGCGTAATAAACAGGAGCTGCAGATTCGCGGCGTGGAGCTCGGCGGCATGGACGGCATCGAGCGTGCGCTTGTCCAGCAACACATGGAAATCATGGATGGGCAGCATGATCGCGGCCCTGGCCTGATGATATTTGGCGTCATGCAGCATCATGAGTGCACGGGCCCGGTTTGCCTCGGCTTCGGGCCCTGTGGATTCCGCCAGCCTCATGGCCTCGAATGCCGTCGCGGCCAGCGCGTCGGAATCGGCCTTGGCTTCCGCCAGTTTGTCGAATTCTTCCCGGGTAAACCCGGCCTGGCGCATCAGGTCCAGCAACGCAACGGGCCGCCCGTTTCCGGCGCGTGGGAGCTTGCCGTCAGCCAGGACAAGATCCCAGTAGACATTTTCGTACTTTTCCGGCCGCGCTTTCTTTCCGTCGCGAATGTCCAGGATGTCCTGATAGTAGTTTTTGTAGACGGGATTGCCGGTCACCACATAGGTCCGGGCCATCCGCGTCAGATCATCCGAAGACTGGCGCAAGGTGTCGGCCAGCAAATAGGATTGATGCCGCACTTCATGGGCGCGGTCGATCTGCTTTTCCGACCAGGCGTAAACCGCAAATGCGATGGAAAGAAGGACGAACAGAACCAGCGTCAGCCAGACGCTGCCAGAGAATTTGGAAATCCTGTGTATTGAGGTCATCTTAAGCAAAGATTGATTTCACCATGCTGATGCCAATGCTGATAAAAATCATTCTCGCGCAAGAACCGCGATAACTGCAAGCCCCACGCAGCTTGTCACGGCACCTGCAACCCGTAATTTCCTCCATGAAACCGCTCACCTCCCTGCAACCATGGCCTCATGGAGGTGGCGTCCGCGATTGAAAGCGGACTACTTCAGCCGCCGCACAATCTCTGGAATCAACTGGGCCCGGATCTCGTCCCGCACCCTGACAAAGCTTTCCAGCGGCTCGCCGTGCGGGTCGTGGAACGGCATGTGAATGGCGGGAATCGGCCTGGGGAAAATCGGGCAGGATTCCCTGGCGTTGTCGCACACCGTCACCACCAGGTCGATATTCTCGTTCATCACCGCGTCCACATCCTTGGGGTACAGCCCTTCGGTGGCCATGCCGCCCTCTTTCAGCGCCGCGATGGCGCCATCCGCCACCTTGGGCTGGGGGCGGGTGCCGGCCGACAGCGCACGAATTTCAGGACCGAGATCATGGTTGACCAGAACTTCGGCCATCTGGCTGCGGCAGGAGTTGCCGGTACACAGGATCAATACGGTTTTGACCATCTTGCCTATTCCTTGCCGCAACAGCCGCAGCAGGATTCCTTGCTGCCCAGCCATTCTTCGATCTTGGCCTTGCCCGGCACGCCGCCCGCATGCACCACCTTGCCGTCGATCACCACGCCGGGGGTGGACATCACGCCAAAACCCAGAATCGCGGCCATGTCCTCGACCTTTTCCAGCTGAATTTCCACGCCCTTGAGCCTGGCGGTTTCCTCGATCAGCTTCATGGTCGCGGTGCAGTTGGCGCAGCCTGTGCCCAATACCTTGATGTTCTTCATTTTCCAGCTCCTTGTTAAAAATTGTTTTACGGTTTGACCGCCACTATATTGGCGGAAACCACGAATTCCTCGATTTTGCTTCCCGGCGCCCAGTCGCGGATAAATGCGCGGCTCTCGTCCTTCGGCGTGATACGCACCTGATCGAAACCGGCACTCTGCATCATCGCCTCCAGTTCCCCGATCAGCGACGCCCCCGCCATGCAACCGGTATACAGCGCCAGATCGCGCCTTGCCTCCTCGGGCAATTCCGCCGTCGCGACTATATCTGAAATTGCCAGCCGTCCGCCGCTTTTCAGCACCCGGAAAGCATCGCGGAACACCTGTGCCTTGTCGGGGGAAAGGTTGATGACACAGTTGGAAATGATCGCATCCACCGTGGCGTTGGCCACCGGCAAATGCTCGATCTCGCCGAGGCGAAATCCGGTGTTGGCATAGCCGCCCTTGGCCGCGTTGGCGCGCGCCTTGCTCACCATGTCCGGCGTCATGTCCACGCCGATGACCTGGCCGCTATCGCCCACCTGACGCGCCGCGAGGAAACAGTCGAAACCCGCCCCGCTGCCCAGGTCCAGCACGGTTTCGCCGGGTTTCAGCGCGGCGATGGCCTGGGGATTGCCGCAGCCAAGACCCAGATTGGCGCCTTCCGGCACGGCACCCACTTCGCTTTCACTGTAGCCGATGCCGCGCGACAGGATGTCGGCGCCCGGCAATCCGGTCGGGGTGCAGCACGCCGGGCCACAGCCGCAGGCGGCGTCGGAGCGGGCCACCGCGCCGTAGTTTTCGCGCACTGCCTGGCGGATTTCATCATGTTTTACGCTTTGCATTTCAGTTTCCCTTCAAACAACAAACAGTTACCACGGAGCACACGGAGCGCACGGAGAAAACCCGTCTTTCCTCCGTGCTCTCCGTGTGCTCCGTGGTTCAATGGATTTTTCCAAATTCAGCAGCACGACTGGCCGGATTTCGTTGGCGTACAGCAGGCACCTTGTGCGATGCCGATGGCGGACAAGCTGGCATTGGCGGCTTCCTTGCGGCATGCCTCGTCGAAACTGGCATCCAGCGCCTGTGCCGCCTCGTCACGGATATGGCGCGCGATTTCGACCACCGCGTCGATCTGTGCCTGCGCCACGCCATACTGTTTCAGCTTGTCCACCTGGCACAGGCCCTGTTTGGGATGATTGGTGGCAATGTTGGCCGCCAGGGACACCAGCGCCACGATGGAAGGATGCAAATCGGTATTCATATGAAACCTCTCAATTGGTTGAACAACAAGCCAACGATAACGAATGCCGTGGCCAGATAAGTGGAATACAGCGCCAGCAGGGGCACTTTGACGACTTTTCTCAGAATGATCATTTCTGGCAGCGACAGCGCGGTGACCGCCATCATGAAGGCCAGCACCGTGCCGATTGGCACGCCCTTGCCGAGCAGCACTTCGGCAATGGGGATGATGCCGACCGCGTCGGAATACAGCGGCACGCCGATCAGCACGGCGCCGACAACCGAAAGCAGCCCGCCATCGCCCGCCACGCTGGCAACCAGCTCGGCTGGAACATAACCGTGGATGAAGGAGCCCACCCCCACGCCGATGAAAATGAACTTCCAGATACGCCCAACGATTTCCTTCACCTGAGAGACGGCGTACTCGTGACGGGCACGCAGGGACTTGTCCTCTTCCACCTCTGCCACCTGCCCCATGTGAATTTTCCACACATAGTCCTCAACCCAGCGCTCCGGCTTGAAGCGCTCCAGCACGAAGCCGCCAATCAAAGCGACGCTGAGCCCGGTCAGCACGTACAGCACGGTGAATTTCCAGCCGATTACCGAAGCCAGCACCACCACCGCCACTTCGTTGATCATCGGGCTGGCGATGAGGAAGGACAGCGTGACGCCGAGCGGGATGCCCGCCTCGACAAAGCCGATGAAGAGCGGAATGGAGGAGCAGGAACAGAACGGCGTAACCGCCCCCAGGCCCACCGCCATGAAACGGCTTTGCAAATTACCGCGATGGCGGATGAATTCGCGCACCTTCTCCGGCTTGAGCAGCGCACGCAGCAGGCCCATGAGATAGATCACCAAAGTCAGCAGCACCAGGATCTTGGTCACATCCATCACGAAAAAATGGGCGGCAGCGCCGAAGGGCGTGCCTTGCAGCCCGGCGAGGTCATAGATCAGCCAGGAGGCAAGGGCGTCAAACATGCTGTTTCGCTCCTGCCTCGTACCAGGCCTTGCTGCCATTCACGATGCGCACCACCGACAGCATCACCGGCACCTCGATCAGCACCCCCACCACCGTCGCCAGCGCCGCGCCGGATTCAAAGCCGTAGAGCGAAATCGCCGCCGCCACCGCCAGCTCGAAGAAATTGCTGGCGCCGATCAGTGCCGAAGGCCCGGCCACACTGTGCACCTCACCAACGGTCCGGTTGAGCCAGTAGGCGAGCATGGAATTGAAATACACCTGGATCAGGATAGGCACGGCCAGCAGCAGGATAATTAGCGGTTGTTCGAGAATAGCCTTACCCTGGAAGGCGAACAGCAGCACCAGGGTGGCGAGCAGGGCGGAAATGCCGGCCGGGTGCAGACGGGCCAGCACGGCATCCAGTACACCCTTGCTCAGCAGCACCCGGCGCAGGAGTTGGGCAATGACGAGCGGAATGACGATATACATCACCACCGACAGGAACAGGGTGTCCCACGGCACCGTGATGGACGCGACGCCCAGCAGCAGGCCGACCAGCGGCGCGAAGGCGAACACCATGATGGCGTCGTTGAGCGCCACCTGGGAGAGGGTAAACAGCGGATCGCCCCTGGACAGGTTGCTCCACACGAACACCATGGCGGTACAGGGTGCCGCGGCAAGCAGGATCAGGCCAGCGATGTAACTATCGATCTGCTCAGCGGGTAAATACGGTGCAAATGCGATGCGGATGAACAGCCAGGCCAGCAGCGCCATGGAAAACGGTTTCACCCCCCAGTTGATGAACAGGGTGACGCCGATGCCGCGCCAGTGCTTCTTGACCTGGCCCAGCGCCGAGAAGTCGATCTTCATCAGCATGGGGATAATCATCAGCCAGATCAGCAGGCCCACCGGCAGGTTGACCTGGGCCACTTCCAGCTTGCCGAGAAACTGCACCGGCGCGGGGAGAAGCTGGCCCAGCGCGATACCGGCCACGATGGAGAGAAACACCCACACCGTCAGCCAGCGCTCGAAAAACCCCAGCTCCGCGCCAGCGGCTTTCCTGGCGGTGATTTCACACTGCGCGCTCATGCGATCACTCCCCTTTCTCGCGCAGCAGTCCGATGTCGTCGAGCTGGCGCTTGAGGGACAGTTTGTCCAGCTTTTCCACCGGCAGGCTGATGAACAGCGAGATGCGGCGGTTGAGCTGGGTGAAAGCCGTGACAAAAGCCTTGCGCTTGTCCGCGTCGCTGCCCTTTGCTGCAGCGGGATCGTCAATGCCCCAGTGAGCGGTCATGGGCTGGCCGGGCCAGACTGGGCAGACTTCGCCGGCGGCGTTATCACACACGGTAAAGACAAAATCGAATTGCGGCGCGCCCGGCACGGAGAATTCGTCCCAGGATTTGCTGCGCAGATCCTCGACCGGCAATTTGTTCTTCTGCAGCAAATCGATGGCGAAAGGATTGACTGCTCCCGCCGGATGGCTGCCCGCGCTCCAGGCATGGAACTGCCCCTTGCCGAGATGGTTGAGCAATGCCTCGCCCAGAATCGAGCGCGCCGAATTGCCGGTACAAAGAAATAGCACGTTGAAAGTTTTTTTGCTCATGATCATCTATCCTCAAATCACATCAGGGTTAGGGCTCGTAGGGGCGGTTTTAACCGCCATGGGCGAATGAATTCGCCCCTACAAATGCCGTTTTGGACATATCCAGTTATCAAGCTTAATTATTCGCCATTTCGTATATCCCCCAAATCGGATATGAAAAGTCAAAAAAATCAGGCGGCGCAACGCACCGGACGAATTGCCGCATTCGCCAGACGTTCAGCGTCCTCGCGATACGGAACGCCATTGCTCACCCCTTCCACCATCAAGCCCAGCATGCGATAAGCCCAGGCGGGAAGTTGCGGGTCGAGGCGGTAAAATACCCAGGTGCCCTCGCGCCTTTGCGCCAGCACGCCCGCCTCACGCAACACCGCCAGGTGACGTGAGACCTTGGGCTGAGCCACATCCAGCGCCTGGAACAGTTCGCATACGCACAATTCCTCGTGCTTCAGAATCAGCAGCAGGAGACGGCGGCGGGTTTCGTCGGAAAGGGTTTCGAAGAAGGATTGTTCATTCATGGGGCGAGACAATATTCGCTATGACGCATATTGTCAAGCAGGAATCCGCCTCGGAGCGAGGAGCGGGGTAAAGCAAAGGGTTAATGATTTGCGCGCTTCACAATACGGTTTCATGCAAAAGGGGGCGCGCCAGCAAGCTGAATGCCCCGCTTGACCAGCCCCCACCCGGATCAATGCCAGCCGGGGTGATCGAAATAGATGCCGTAATTCTCCAGCGCATGGGAAATTTTTTCCGCACCCTGCTGTGCCTTGCCCATGTCCTGCCCTGCAAGCGCATCCGCGCCGGCAATGATGTCCGCCAGCACCAGATGGAACACGGCATCGGCATCGCTGTCCATCTTGCAGTTCTGCACCATGAAGGCGATCTGCTCATTCACCTTTTGCGACAGGGTATGCGCCTGTTCCAGCTTAAACGCGCCGCTGCGCAGCTCCGCCACCTTTTCGCGCATGGCGTGCCGGATGCCGTCCATTCCCTGGCGCAGATGCGCATCAGTGGGCCACTTTGCGCCCTGTTTAAGCTCAAGCTTTCCAGGCGCTCCCGCATCGTGGGAATGCTCGTGGTCGTGCGCCCCCGCCAAACCCGGTGCGCTGCTCACAAGCAGCGCCAGCACCATTCTGATCAGACCTTGCCTGCAAAACATAATTAATCCTCCTATTAAAGTCAAAAAATAGGGATTATCCATATTTACAGTAAACTGTTCCAATGCAAAAGTTCAGAAATTTCCCATGAATCCTGACCGGCGCAATATTCTGCGCGCCCTGTCCGCAGCGGCGCTGCTGCCCATGCTCAACGCCTGTGGAGCACGGCAATCCAAGCAACTGATTATCGCCAGCCATGTCTGGCCGGGCTACGAACTCATGTTTCTGGCCAAGCGCGAGGGATGGCTCCCGGCCGAATCGCTTGATCTGCTGGAAACGGCTTCGGCAACCGGCTCTCTTGCCGCGCTGGCTGAAGGCAAGGCCGATGGCGCCGCACTGACGCTGGATGAAGTGTTGCGTGCCCGAGCCAACGGCATCCGGCTGACCATCATTCTGGTATTCGACATTTCCGCCGGCGCGGATGTCGTCCTTGCCCGCCATGGCATTCACACCCTGGCAGATCTGGCTGGAAAACGCATCGGCGTGGAAAAAACCGCGCTCGGAGCGCTGGTGCTGCACAAATTGCTGGGCTCCGCCAAGCTGCCCGCATCGGCCGTATCGGCGATCCCGATAAGGCCTGACGGCCACATGGAAGCCTGGCGGCGCGGGCAGGTTGATGCCCTCATCACCTATGAGCCCATCGCCACCCGACTAAGGGCGGAAGACGCAAAAACCATCTACGACAGCCGGGACATGCCCGACACCATTTTCGACGTCCTTGCCGTCAGGCCGGAGGCCGCCTCGCGACATCAGGAAACCCTGAAAATGCTGGTGGCCGGGCATTTCCGCGCGCTGCGCCATTTTCGCAGCAACCCGCAGGATGCGGCATTCCGGCTGGCCGGGCACCTGCAACTGGATGCCCGTGAAGTGCTGGATGCCTACCGCGGCCTGCAGTTGCCCGACATCCGCGCCAATCGCAGCCTCATGGACACAAATCCGGGGCGGCTGCTCTCGGCAGCGCGCGAATTGTCCCAGATCATGGCCAGAGAAAAACTGCTGCCGCGGCAGGACGATTTCACCGATCTCGTGCGCGCCGATTTCCTTCCTGATGAAAGCTGAAGATGCCGGCCCGACTTCCGCTTAAACTTGTTTTACTGCCGCTGCTGCTCATGATGCTGACAACGGTGCGCTGCGCCCTTGCAGATCATGTGCTGACGGTCGGAATCCTGTCACTCAGGCCACTCGCCGAGTCACAGGCACGCTGGGAGCCGCTGAGCGACTATCTGAGCGAGGCACTGCCGGGACACCGGGTGCAGGTACAAGCATTCGATTATCCCGATCTGGAAGAAGCCTTGCATCACCACAAGCTCGACTTCATCCTTACCCATCCCACCCACTATCGTCTGGTCCGCGAGCGCAATGCGCTTTCCGGCGCCCTGGCGACCCTGACGGAAACCGCTGATGGAAAGCCGGTGGAGGCCATCGGCGGTGTCATTTTCAGCCGGGCCGAACGCAATGACCTGAACACATTGCACGACCTGAAAAAACGCACCATTGCGACTTGCTCCCGCAACTGCATGGAAGGTTTCCAGTTGCCTGTCGAAATGTTCATCGATGCCGGCCTGCCGCCTCCCGATGAAACGCAACTGCTTTTCCTGGGGCTACCCCATGACAAGGTTGTGGAAGCCGTCCTTTCCGGCAAGACTGACGCCGGCTTCGCGCGCGCTGGCGTGCTCGAAGCCATGGCCGGGGAGGGCCGGCTGGACATGCGCCAGCTCAGGATCATTAATCGCCAGGATCTGCCAGGATTCCCCTATGCGGTTTCTACCCGTCTCTATCCGCAGTGGCCGCTGGCGGCTCTACCACAGGTGGATGAAGCCAGCGCGCGCCGGATTGCCGCGGCGCTGCTGCGCATTGAGGAAGACACGCCGCTTGCCAGAGCACTGGACATCCATGGTTTCACCGTCCCGGCCAGTTATGCCTCAGTAGAGGATCTGGCACGCAAACTGCGTTTGCCGCCCTATGACACGCCGCCCGAGATCACCCTGGCCGACATCTGGAAGCGCTATCGCGCACAGGTCATCCTGCTGATCCTGGCCGTAACCATCATTTTGTCCCTGGCCGCTGGCTTGTGGCTATCACGACGCAAGCTGGCCGCAGCAAAAAAGATCAGCCAGGAGCAGGCCAATGCCCTGAAGTACTCTAATACCCAGCTTCGCACCCTGATCGAGACCATTCCCGACCTGATCTGGCTCAAGGATCCTGGCGGTGTTTTCCTGGCCTGCAACCCGCGCTTCGAGCGCCTTTTCAATGCGCCTGAATCACAGATCGTGGGCAAGACCGACTATGATTTCGTGCCTCGAGAACTTGCCGACTTTTTTCAACAGAAAGACCAGGAAGCCATCGCTGCTGGCAAACCAAGCATCAACGAGGAGTGGGTCACCTTTGCCGATGATGGGCAACGTGGGTTGCTCGAGACGATCAAAACCCCCATGCGTGACAGCGAGGGCCGGCTCATCGGCGTGCTGGGCATCGCCCGCGACATCACCGAACGCCGTGCCAATGAGGAGAAGCTGCGTTTCCTGGCCCGCGTGGTGGACAGCGCAGCAGAGGCTTTCATGGTCACTGACACCCTTGGAAACATTGTGGCGATCAACCCCGCCTTCACTGCGATCACTGGTTACAGCGAGGCAGAAGTAGTCGGCAAAACACCGGCCATGTTCAAATCCGGCCGGCAGGACCCCGCCTTCTACCAGCAGATGTGGTCAAGCATACTGGCCACCGGCTACTGGGAAGGCGAGATATGGGACCGGCGCAAGGACGGGATGATTTACCCCAAGTGGCTCACCATCACCACGGTCAGGGATACATCGAATCAGCCCACCCATTATGTTG of the Sulfuricella sp. genome contains:
- a CDS encoding EAL domain-containing protein, which produces MPARLPLKLVLLPLLLMMLTTVRCALADHVLTVGILSLRPLAESQARWEPLSDYLSEALPGHRVQVQAFDYPDLEEALHHHKLDFILTHPTHYRLVRERNALSGALATLTETADGKPVEAIGGVIFSRAERNDLNTLHDLKKRTIATCSRNCMEGFQLPVEMFIDAGLPPPDETQLLFLGLPHDKVVEAVLSGKTDAGFARAGVLEAMAGEGRLDMRQLRIINRQDLPGFPYAVSTRLYPQWPLAALPQVDEASARRIAAALLRIEEDTPLARALDIHGFTVPASYASVEDLARKLRLPPYDTPPEITLADIWKRYRAQVILLILAVTIILSLAAGLWLSRRKLAAAKKISQEQANALKYSNTQLRTLIETIPDLIWLKDPGGVFLACNPRFERLFNAPESQIVGKTDYDFVPRELADFFQQKDQEAIAAGKPSINEEWVTFADDGQRGLLETIKTPMRDSEGRLIGVLGIARDITERRANEEKLRFLARVVDSAAEAFMVTDTLGNIVAINPAFTAITGYSEAEVVGKTPAMFKSGRQDPAFYQQMWSSILATGYWEGEIWDRRKDGMIYPKWLTITTVRDTSNQPTHYVAAFTDITERKAAEERIHHLAFYDPLTRLPNRRLLMDRAEHALASSTRTGEYGALIFLDLDHFKTLNDTQGHAVGDQLLIEVGKRLSASMREVDTVSRLGGDEFVLLLEDLGQEEEPAAALAESLAEKIRSHLAQPFHLEGLSKGYQTSSSIGLTLFRDQESSLDALFKQADLALYQAKDAGRNTLRFFNPAMQANLEARTAMESALRKGLELREFQLYYQPLVDPAGTCLGAEALLRWLPPGREPVSPAQFIPLAEETGFILPLGNWVLNTACAQLKIWEEHAATQHLTLSVNISARQFLQPDFVSEVEQALAQSGANPARLKLELTESVVLHNVAETIERMSSIKALGIRLSLDDFGTGYSSLSYLKRLPVEEVKIDRSFVTDIMHDPDDAAIVRAILALSQSLSLSVVAEGVETDQQLAFLTQYGCKIFQGYLFSRPIPEDEFKRYLGISAA
- a CDS encoding arsenite methyltransferase, which codes for MQSVKHDEIRQAVRENYGAVARSDAACGCGPACCTPTGLPGADILSRGIGYSESEVGAVPEGANLGLGCGNPQAIAALKPGETVLDLGSGAGFDCFLAARQVGDSGQVIGVDMTPDMVSKARANAAKGGYANTGFRLGEIEHLPVANATVDAIISNCVINLSPDKAQVFRDAFRVLKSGGRLAISDIVATAELPEEARRDLALYTGCMAGASLIGELEAMMQSAGFDQVRITPKDESRAFIRDWAPGSKIEEFVVSANIVAVKP
- a CDS encoding ABC transporter substrate-binding protein, which codes for MNPDRRNILRALSAAALLPMLNACGARQSKQLIIASHVWPGYELMFLAKREGWLPAESLDLLETASATGSLAALAEGKADGAALTLDEVLRARANGIRLTIILVFDISAGADVVLARHGIHTLADLAGKRIGVEKTALGALVLHKLLGSAKLPASAVSAIPIRPDGHMEAWRRGQVDALITYEPIATRLRAEDAKTIYDSRDMPDTIFDVLAVRPEAASRHQETLKMLVAGHFRALRHFRSNPQDAAFRLAGHLQLDAREVLDAYRGLQLPDIRANRSLMDTNPGRLLSAARELSQIMAREKLLPRQDDFTDLVRADFLPDES
- a CDS encoding thioredoxin family protein, with translation MKNIKVLGTGCANCTATMKLIEETARLKGVEIQLEKVEDMAAILGFGVMSTPGVVIDGKVVHAGGVPGKAKIEEWLGSKESCCGCCGKE
- a CDS encoding metalloregulator ArsR/SmtB family transcription factor → MNEQSFFETLSDETRRRLLLLILKHEELCVCELFQALDVAQPKVSRHLAVLREAGVLAQRREGTWVFYRLDPQLPAWAYRMLGLMVEGVSNGVPYREDAERLANAAIRPVRCAA
- a CDS encoding permease; translation: MFDALASWLIYDLAGLQGTPFGAAAHFFVMDVTKILVLLTLVIYLMGLLRALLKPEKVREFIRHRGNLQSRFMAVGLGAVTPFCSCSSIPLFIGFVEAGIPLGVTLSFLIASPMINEVAVVVLASVIGWKFTVLYVLTGLSVALIGGFVLERFKPERWVEDYVWKIHMGQVAEVEEDKSLRARHEYAVSQVKEIVGRIWKFIFIGVGVGSFIHGYVPAELVASVAGDGGLLSVVGAVLIGVPLYSDAVGIIPIAEVLLGKGVPIGTVLAFMMAVTALSLPEMIILRKVVKVPLLALYSTYLATAFVIVGLLFNQLRGFI
- the arsB gene encoding ACR3 family arsenite efflux transporter, translated to MSAQCEITARKAAGAELGFFERWLTVWVFLSIVAGIALGQLLPAPVQFLGKLEVAQVNLPVGLLIWLMIIPMLMKIDFSALGQVKKHWRGIGVTLFINWGVKPFSMALLAWLFIRIAFAPYLPAEQIDSYIAGLILLAAAPCTAMVFVWSNLSRGDPLFTLSQVALNDAIMVFAFAPLVGLLLGVASITVPWDTLFLSVVMYIVIPLVIAQLLRRVLLSKGVLDAVLARLHPAGISALLATLVLLFAFQGKAILEQPLIILLLAVPILIQVYFNSMLAYWLNRTVGEVHSVAGPSALIGASNFFELAVAAAISLYGFESGAALATVVGVLIEVPVMLSVVRIVNGSKAWYEAGAKQHV
- a CDS encoding arsenate reductase ArsC translates to MAGQQGILLRLLRQGIGKMVKTVLILCTGNSCRSQMAEVLVNHDLGPEIRALSAGTRPQPKVADGAIAALKEGGMATEGLYPKDVDAVMNENIDLVVTVCDNARESCPIFPRPIPAIHMPFHDPHGEPLESFVRVRDEIRAQLIPEIVRRLK
- a CDS encoding arsenate reductase ArsC — its product is MSKKTFNVLFLCTGNSARSILGEALLNHLGKGQFHAWSAGSHPAGAVNPFAIDLLQKNKLPVEDLRSKSWDEFSVPGAPQFDFVFTVCDNAAGEVCPVWPGQPMTAHWGIDDPAAAKGSDADKRKAFVTAFTQLNRRISLFISLPVEKLDKLSLKRQLDDIGLLREKGE